In Mytilus edulis chromosome 4, xbMytEdul2.2, whole genome shotgun sequence, the following proteins share a genomic window:
- the LOC139521513 gene encoding uncharacterized protein → MFFFEYINYLLFNAITQAAKFVANRLALIHEATDNAQWNYVNTKQNPADFASRGMTISKFQQNPQWIRGPDYLWLPECEWPQACMDLTFPDNDSEVKRKSVVNASIVDDDYDEFNSFETLISRCSDFDKLKRIVARLLKAVNNFKQTTRRKNDLANENEDKLPTQAKSKRLNELKELVKTLNLKVQDIHNAEMTIIRFVQN, encoded by the coding sequence ATGTTCTTTTTTGAGTATATTAACTATTTACTTTTCAACGCCATCACCCAAGCCGCCAAATTTGTTGCAAATCGTCTTGCTTTAATACATGAAGCTACCGACAATGCACAGTGGAATTATGTAAATACGAAGCAAAATCCAGCTGACTTTGCTTCTCGTGGAATGACCATTTCGAAATTTCAACAAAATCCTCAATGGATCAGGGGACCAGATTATTTGTGGTTACCAGAATGTGAATGGCCACAAGCATGTATGGACTTGACATTTCCAGATAATGACTCGGAAGTCAAACGAAAATCAGTGGTTAATGCATCAATTGTGGACGATGATTATGATGAATTTAACAGTTTTGAAACCTTGATTTCTCGATGTTCTGACTTTGACAAGTTGAAAAGAATTGTAGCTcggttgttgaaggccgtaaacaACTTTAAGCAAACCACCCGAAGAAAAAACGACTTAGCAAATGAGAATGAAGATAAGTTACCTACACAAGCAAAATCCAAGCGACTAAATGAATTGAAGGAACTAGTCAAAACTCTAAATCTAAAAGTACAGGATATACACAACGCAGAAATGACTATTATTCGTTTTGTTCAAAACTAA
- the LOC139521514 gene encoding uncharacterized protein: MANLPPSEKVTQDTAPFTIVGMDYFGPFAIKQRRCTVKRYGVIFTCLKIRAVHLEVADSLDTSSCINAIRRFIARRGVPKIIRSDNGTNLVGAQRELKDEIVKWNLNQIDNFMLQKGIDWKFNPPVASNFGGVWERLIRFSVFFVFQLILSCVLRELN; the protein is encoded by the coding sequence ATGGCGAATTTACCGCCCAGCGAAAAGGTGACTCAAGATACTGCACCGTTTACAATCGTTGGTATGGATTACTTTGGACCTTTTGCAATTAAACAGAGAAGGTGTACTGTTAAACGTTACGGTGTGATATTTACATGTCTCAAAATAAGAGCAGTACATTTGGAAGTAGCCGATTCCCTAGACACCAGTTCTTGCATTAATGCAATCCGGCGATTCATTGCACGCAGAGGAGTACCAAAAATTATTCGATCGGACAATGGAACTAATCTCGTAGGTGCGCAAAGAGAACTTAAAGATGAAATTGTTAAATGGAATCTGAATCAGATTGACAATTTTATGCTTCAAAAGGGCATCGACTGGAAATTTAATCCTCCAGTAGCATCTAATTTTGGTGGAGTATGGGAAAGACTCATTCGATTCagtgtattttttgtatttcagttAATCCTTTCATGTGTATTAAGAGAATTGAATTAA